The Lampris incognitus isolate fLamInc1 chromosome 4, fLamInc1.hap2, whole genome shotgun sequence genome segment AATGTCCCCTAAGTGTTGCATTCATTCTTGCAGAACCCGGAGGGCGAGATGAAAAAAGCAGAATCCGAGGGTAAGTCCCGGCGCCTTTTCAGTGTCATCAAACCAAAAGCTTCGTGACCCTTTTCTTTGTTGTGTAAGAAGGACGGCTGTTCCCAGAAGGGCATGAGGAATTTCCGCAGGGTCCGTGTCACAAAACGCAGACCTGTGTGATTCACCCTGACTCCGTGTTCAGCTCTCGCAAACCACAGCCACTTCAGCCCACCTTCATCCAGTAGGAGGCAACATGAAACTTGCACCCGAAGAAGAGCCCGGCCGAAATGAATCCTAATGAATATTCCAAAAGCCACAATTTAGGCTGGAAGTAATCTAACCAAACGGTAGAGGGCAGAACCATTCACTCGTCAAACCGAACCTGCTGTAAGGAGAATGAGGGAAGAAtgagcttccggtgtgggaagatggcggcgcgaattcacgtctgcagcggcctcccccagtaccgtccatgcagtgtctttgtccacatctgtgtctaagtgtgtcttggtttgatggctgggagagctggcgctggatcagctgggagagctgggtctgctgcgtcctgtgggcccagggaccacggccctgcctggcgcCCCGCCTAaagagataacaccgagggcggtccgacaggacgcggaagcggggcaggctaagctaactgctagcccatgcagaccggcagttcccacagtcatcctggctggcgttggttctcctggacagtggttttctttgtgtgttagtgtggatatgtgtgttcttgtagtttttggatatgtgttgttgtctttgtgttgcactgctgtgggctgggacaaGCGACGTTTCGttgcatttcatgcacttgcgcacatgaaatgaaacgataaataaagtgtttctggttctgattctgagtgGATATGTGTCACTGGGTTTCATCCAGCTGGCTCTACCTCTCAAGGAGACTCAGCTGTGTGTTCTGGCGTCCTGGAGTCAAAAGCTGATCTCTGTGGACTAAACAAAGCCAAGCCCGGGCTGATGAAACCATGTGTGTTTGTTCCTCGTGCTCTTTCTGGTCTATTTCCTCTCAAATCCAGTGAAAATGAGAAGAAATTGTGTTTTTATCTCAGGTACTATCATCGAGAGCAAAGCTGAACCGCCGCCTACTTCCACAAAACCCCGAACAATGTCCACTTCATCAGgtaacacacactcccacacccacatgcacgggctgtaaaggggtgtagatgtagagcagtggttcccaacctttttggggtgctggacccccctgcgtatttttgatctaccctgaggacccctccacctgatcttgggggaggggggttgcaatttgtagaaacagtagaaactgcattttaaattgcattatagcatttattcactctttggggcaaaaataagagctttcagttgtaacttagatatagttaacaaaacagaattcttatgcagtaactttcagatatatgtaacaaaacagaatatgtattcagtaactttcagatatatgtaacaaaacagaatatgtattcggtaactttcagatatatgtaacaaaacagaatatgtattcagtaactttcagatatatgtaacaacagaatttttatgcagtaacttttaacaatgcaaacgggagcgagatctcttattaaaatacaataaattacacttgtgaaacagatgtaattagagaaaaaggtcctgttaccctttatagtttaggtagataaaggtctcagtcacatttgagtaaaataatcctatttctataaatgtcataggatcttttttttaaagatattttattttcacggaccccttgcaattacaccacggaccactaggggtccgcggacccccggttgagaaacactgatgtagaggacagtgagggTGGTGTGGGTTACGCTGAAGGTGTCATAGTTGTAGGCACCAGCTTCTCACAAGCCTACCCAAAGAGTGTGCTTGGctaaaggataattctgtttgattgtttttttacagtctGGATCTTATTGTCATTGTTTTTCCCATCACACATATCAGTTTtgatgtcatttcacttcattcagtagatgttggacatggaccaccgctggactcagctttacaacggtgtcttatgggacaactggaCAAGAGCGTCAGACATGTTTCCacaagtccagtttaacccaattatccaaaccacgtattTGGAAGCGAAAGTTAAAAGTTATGACGTCAGATGTCCGATATGACCAATGGTGGAGgacgttgctgatctacttcctggttcacccttgcaggaagtagcagcctgtacttacggtagaggctagttcccgtcgatgcagagaacggaaatggagtagagaacggtcaactgagcatgcgcgaaatgcctctactaCGCCTccgcacgccccgcgtagcatccaggcgctaggattctaggaagacccgcccctactctgcgtctgattagctaactttaaccctaaccccgccctaaccctaaccctaacctacccaaacaacggaggcgacgggtgcttgcgcatgctcagttgaccgttttctgcatcgatgggaactagcctacCCTATACTTACCGTAGGCCAATATTTtcttcctaggatgaatccggaaagttcccgccctcaggcgctaggattggccagggttagggttagggttagggtttgttgagcgttcgcatcggccttgactgacaggattggccagatctacctgtcagtcaaggccgatgcgaacgctcaacaaaccctaaccctaaccctaaccctggccaatcctagcgcctgagggcgggaactttccggattcgtcCTAAGAAAAAGATATTCGCTTAGGTAGCAgtaacatccataaactagccggccagcaccatagagaagtcatagataatggacagtcatggacaaagTCTGACAGAGACACTAGGGGGCGTTTGCTGTTTAAAGGACACGTTTAACACTCCTTTTcgcttgtcccataagacaccgctgtcaagctgagtccagcggtggtccatgtccaacatctgCCGAATGAGGCCGGTGAGTAAAGGGATATGATAACTGATGTACAGGGTGGCAAAAGCTACAAAAACACCGGGTCTAACGCACTGTATCCCACCTGGGTTACCTACACCATACGGGTTTCGGCAACTCCGATGCCCTTAAATGACGTGGGTGATGGGGTgtgggggtgaaggaggggttcGTGTGTGTGATGGTAATGTGTCTTTCCCCCCCCTGGATGTAAGAAAAAGCATAAGCTTTCTCCCTCTGTGATGAATCTaatttttttgttgaatttatcatgagaGAAATCAGTTCTACCATCCTGAACCCATACCAACATGTTGGCAGATATATACAGGTTTTACCgtttgggttcgaaccccggggtagtccaacctcgggggtcgtcctccgtgtggagtttgcatgttctccccgtgtctgcgtgggtttcctccgggtgctcctgtttcctcccacagtccaaagacatgtaggccaggtgaaagGGCCggactaaatcgtccctaggtgtgaatgtgtcggccctggcagcctgtccagggtgtctccccgcctgccgcccagtgactgctgggatgggctccagcatcccgcaaccccaattgagataagcggcttggctaatggaatggatggatgttttatcaTCCCTTTTAAAATGCACTTGGACATCTGATTAACTCAATTGTCTGCTCTGTCTTTAGATACGCGGCATCAAATCCGACCGAGTGCATCAGCGCACGAGTCCGCTGGTAAACCTGCTTTGCCTCCAAAGCCGGTCATCAAGCCGGGTCCAGCCCCGACCGCATCGGGTCGCAATACACCTGAGAACGAGTTAGCCCAGATACAGGAAGGAGAGACATGTACCCCTCCCCAAACTGTGACATCATCTGCCCCAACCGGACCTGGAACCACCGTCTCCTCTTCGGTCCCGGACTCAACCAGTTTTGCAATCTCCCCTCCAAGTGCTGGAACTCGCTCTGACACAGATACGTGCACTGCCTCCGCCCACCCGGCCGCCGTCACTCCAACAGACACCGGTGTCACGACCCCAATCTCTACGAGCACCAAGGATCTTGACCCTACAACCAGCGTGACCACCACCGTCctgcccaccaccacctccctgaCTGCTCCAGTAATTACCACCGCTCTCACAAACACCCCCACAtccatcaccatcacttccacctCCTCTGATTCTGCAACCACTCACCCCTCCATCACTTCAAGCGCAActacaaccacaaccacaacaacaacaacaatgactacaacaacaacaacaacaacaacaacccctccTAACACCACCTCTAAAGATGTTTCCATACACGACGATGAAGGCTCAGCTTCCACAACAACACCAGACCTGTCCACCAAATCATCTCCGATGATAGCAAATGGTGCTGTCCCATCTGACGCGATGCTGTCTGATGCTACTACACCCGTCTGTGCTGTGGACACGACTCCTTCGGTCACCAACGCCGCACAGGCAACGTCTTCAGTCTCCACAAGTGTTCTGAATTCCCCACTGTGCTGCTCCGTCACAACCAGTCCAGTCTCCACCTCAGCTAACCTTGACTCCACCTCACCTCCTGGCATCTCCAGCAGCTCCCCATCTCCAGCCTTGCCGATCAGTAAATCTGCATCCGCTACAACCACGGACAATGCCATCCTCACCTCATCAGCTGTGTGTGACACCAGCAAGATCCTCTCTTCCTCCACCACTGCACTCCCTCCTTCTGACTCCACCTCTCCCGAAGACACCAGCGTGACCAACCACACATCCGCTGACCCCATCACCCCTTCCCCGAGTTCCCCTCCAGCCCAACCGctaacctccatccatccatgtacATCTAATATGACCATGCCGGCCCCCACAGCACCACCAGTTCACACACCTGCTGAACCTGCGGTAACTATCTCTTCTTTCTCTGCAAACGGAGACCCGACTAACTCCGGAAAAATCCTCGCCCTCGACGCGGTCGCCAAACCGAGAGCGGCATCTCCTCCCGGTTCTCGCAGCCCGCCGTCCCCTGACTGCGAAAGTCTGTCTCAACATGACAAAATACCAACCTCACCTGAGGGGAAACCCGGTTTTGAGGCTACAGTAAATGGCACAGGTACGTTTCCTAGTCTAGTGCACAATGCACTTTGCTTGGATAGATGTGTGTGACTCTGTGTTGTTGGGTGGATAAACGCTGAATAAGTtctggtgtgttttgttttttgttttcctgtcCCAACAGCAAACGAAGAGGATGAGAAAGTTCCCAAGGCCAAGCCGAAAAAAGAGgacaggagggaggaggaggaggaggaggaggaaccgaAACGGTCAATGAAATAAAACCAGAAATGGGGCCAACGACGATACCTTGAGATATAACGGGAGTTGGAGAGAGGAAGTGAACTGTATGCAATGGTGGGCAGGATAGAGAGGGCGAAAACCAAGAGGGGGTAAATTCGGTGGCTCAGAAACGACACAAAcgtaaaaaaaaggggaaaatattGAAGTATCTAATAGTGGGACCAACTACTGTGACCGGCTGGGGATTCACTACAGGGCCCACCACCACATCACAGCAGCACATCACAAACGGTGGGGCCGTGGGACCAAAGAACTGAGACGCCCTTGGTGTGACGagatttgaaaaagaaaacaaaataatcCAGCAGTGTCTTTGTCATTTCTAAAATTACGTTCCAACTTTACACTGCATGTACGATGATGTAATGTAAGACAGTTACTGTGGTGCAATATGTTTACAATAGATGGATAAGAGACACACTTGTCGACTATTAAATGGAATATTGAATGGACCGAGCGAGTCCGTCCGCTTCATTACGGGAAGATTCCTCTGACGAAGCAGCGGCGTCTCTCGTGCTTTATTAATTCAGAGGGTGAACACACACGTGACTCGTTGTcataaaagaaacacaaaaccCAACAAGCTCTGTTGGGACCGTCGCTGTCTGCATGTTACGtaagtctccccccccctcttagATGTAATGCTGGAAAGTCAGCTGACAAAACCAAATATAGGAGTGAAAGAGTAAACGAGACCACTAATGGGGTCATTACAACACGGTTATCGAAGTACTGACGTGTTCGTGCTGACGTCGCCCTTTATCGAAGTTTCGTTCATATCGCGTAATTACCACAACGGCTCTAACGTTGACGCAACAACAGGGCGAGAGAGCCTGCTTAAGAGAGGGCACAAAGCCACGTCTAATATCAAAATAGATATgtctactatccatccatccattatccacaccgcttatcccgccctcggggtcacggggaggctggagcctgccccaacagtcattgggcggcaggcggggagacatcctgggcaggccgccaggccatactaCTGAACATTTAATTTGCCCTGTCGAAACTAGATTGCCACAGGGAGGGGAATAAGAGTTTCTGCACTTCACCGAGTCGTTAACACACGGCGGCTCATATTTTTGTTGTCTCTTCAGTAACGGTCCTGTCATCCTCCACCTGGAAAAGCTGCTGTTTGACTGTTTCTAATGGGCTTAGCTTTGGCTGGACAGTCATAGTTTTGACTTACTgtggttgaccccccccccccccacacacacacacacactagaacttAAAAAAGTAGTTAGTAAATGATGAGGACCTGATCAGGGATGTTTTTAAAGCTGACAACTGTGACGtcctctatctgtccctcccttCGCCAGAGAGGACGACAAAAGTGTAGCAGCCAtcgtggctggtgtgccgtcagctcagcagtgacGAATTCCCAAACTTATCAAGATTGATCCTCTTTGTTCCCAGGATCcatacccagacagcatccggatgtgggccacttcaggcaatggtgCGGCGCTGATGgcctccttctggccctgacaagatggatgtgagcctgaagtggcccacatgtataatagcaaatatggcctaaatatgccaaatcacatggaggccttttttggcaaagatgcggtgctctgggcaacatgtgatctggatgtgaccctgaagtggcccgtgtggtaaatggtgaatatggcccaaatatcacaaaacaaatatgggccacctttggcaaatatgtggcacatgcggcgtcgctatggcttggttctggcccagatctggcaaacaggagcggaccacccaagtgccatcagtccacgcggtatgtgggccggatgaaagtgtcgggtgtgggacgggtccgggccacggcaGTTCTGCTATCTGGGTACACAGGATCTGTATTAGTACAGATGGTGTAaggtattacaaactacatcaaactatatgggaacactgttgtacagtaataTTGATTGTATAATTGGTAGATGAGCTGTGCCacagaagcatcgccacatcGTCATCCCGTTTCAGTCCTTTTTCCTGCCTGGGtatgtgtttgccgctgcaccggtGTTTGACCCTGCTGGTCAAAAACAGTGGTACTCTTTTACATACTACATACTCGTATGCTAACAGTGCTATATTCTGCATAGTGAGTACTGTTCCATTAAAAAACCTGAAGACTGTGGCGTAATACTGTTATACTAGCCTCAGTCACCAGTGGAAGTGACGGAAAGTTAGCATGGCTTGCGCAACTTATATCGCCATGGTACCCACAAGGCGTTTCTGTGAGTGAATATACCAGTATTCAGTGTCACCTGTTACTgtttatccatccgtccattatctgaaccgcttatcctgctctcagggatgctggagccaattccagcagtcaatgggcggcaggcggggagacaccctggacaggccgccaggccatcacagggccttgcatcccaagccatcacagggcctggcgTCACGTGCACCATCATGGTTGAGAAATTTTAGCCAGTCAGAAACTGCCTCCTGTGTGCAAAAGTCGCCACTTTTCTCAGAATTAGTGTCCAGGTGATTCACATTAGAATTCCAGTGtgcaagttttttgttttgttgggttttccacctttatttgatagcgatggtggagagagacagggggatgaCATGCCgcgaagggcccgggccggattcgaacccaggccgctgtg includes the following:
- the LOC130111568 gene encoding mucin-2-like gives rise to the protein MDDYDQQEPILESDNEALEHMGRVDEGVEEFFTKRVLPADTLKKQDEASSPGGAREEAPAGSAPCPPQTRTLRRKLGDFFTLRKRRGLKSEPGHEGRPKKASIADLIRPLREAARAEKDKEKEKMKEHERENEKEKEREEHGAGTAEPAVQGTPSSGPPALRADTGPPRRALRDGKSQSLILLSGSATAGTANNRNSAKKNLDGQNSFEQKLHLMFQRIGVSKAQPREAQNPEGEMKKAESEGTIIESKAEPPPTSTKPRTMSTSSDTRHQIRPSASAHESAGKPALPPKPVIKPGPAPTASGRNTPENELAQIQEGETCTPPQTVTSSAPTGPGTTVSSSVPDSTSFAISPPSAGTRSDTDTCTASAHPAAVTPTDTGVTTPISTSTKDLDPTTSVTTTVLPTTTSLTAPVITTALTNTPTSITITSTSSDSATTHPSITSSATTTTTTTTTTMTTTTTTTTTTPPNTTSKDVSIHDDEGSASTTTPDLSTKSSPMIANGAVPSDAMLSDATTPVCAVDTTPSVTNAAQATSSVSTSVLNSPLCCSVTTSPVSTSANLDSTSPPGISSSSPSPALPISKSASATTTDNAILTSSAVCDTSKILSSSTTALPPSDSTSPEDTSVTNHTSADPITPSPSSPPAQPLTSIHPCTSNMTMPAPTAPPVHTPAEPAVTISSFSANGDPTNSGKILALDAVAKPRAASPPGSRSPPSPDCESLSQHDKIPTSPEGKPGFEATVNGTANEEDEKVPKAKPKKEDRREEEEEEEEPKRSMK